In the genome of Enterococcus hirae ATCC 9790, one region contains:
- a CDS encoding glycosyltransferase gives MELYYLTGVFLIIILLYLLAKKYDFVKQLFSKITITFLVVYLIWRLFYTIPIDSSVSLIFGIILYIAEFIGLFVYGFFIYLFSNKLSNEHLYEAYDESFQPSVAAFICTYNENSKLVIATALAVKALRYPNKKIYICDDGHREELKEMAERFSIGYLSREGNEHAKAGNINYALSQTTSDLVLLLDADFIVKKNIIFEAVNYFKNPKMALVQYPQTFYNKDPFQLLRNSFYNEQELFMRFLEPALSRENALIHIGTNAIIRRSALEEIGGVPTNSITEDIATGMLLQNAGYETLFINKAYALGITPYTAKELASQRSRWAQGTKQIFDHFKPRKLKGLSLMQKLCYYNSYLYWFTSFQKIIFLLAPTLFMVFDIFLVRSNNHQLLLFFLLPFVMITLSFRLYVPKIRNLTSSHIYDCFVAPIHTGALLKEFFKPQKKFNVTKKEIVGSNAFDWRTVFPHIVLFCWILFACIIALYRLIRGEGYEFGYIVTLVWSVYNLYGLFYAITIGKNRDIESDSEALSITVNRQLSYDSKIFEMYQMSFNGFRIRTGGESFIPGENYMFVDQQQGLQITSVCRETQEAYTTFSFEDLTPQSAEELASYYSDQLNAAKQLEFDMEDDLVES, from the coding sequence GTGGAATTGTACTATCTGACGGGGGTGTTTTTAATAATTATATTGTTGTATTTGTTGGCAAAAAAATATGATTTTGTCAAACAACTTTTTTCAAAGATCACGATTACTTTTTTAGTTGTTTATTTGATATGGCGCTTGTTTTATACCATACCAATAGATAGTTCTGTTTCTTTAATATTTGGGATCATTCTTTACATTGCAGAATTTATCGGGTTATTTGTCTACGGTTTTTTTATTTACCTATTTTCGAATAAATTGTCAAATGAACATCTCTATGAGGCCTATGACGAGAGTTTTCAACCAAGTGTTGCGGCGTTTATTTGTACGTATAACGAAAATAGTAAATTAGTGATCGCCACGGCTTTGGCTGTCAAAGCGTTACGATATCCCAATAAAAAAATATATATTTGCGATGATGGTCATCGTGAGGAATTAAAAGAGATGGCAGAACGTTTTTCCATCGGTTATTTATCACGAGAGGGCAATGAGCATGCGAAAGCTGGCAACATCAACTATGCACTCTCACAAACGACTAGTGACCTCGTACTACTATTGGATGCAGATTTTATTGTCAAAAAAAATATCATTTTTGAAGCCGTTAATTATTTCAAAAATCCTAAAATGGCACTCGTTCAATATCCTCAAACCTTCTATAATAAAGATCCATTTCAGCTTTTAAGAAATTCCTTTTATAATGAGCAAGAATTATTTATGCGTTTTTTGGAGCCAGCTCTTTCTCGAGAAAACGCCCTGATCCATATCGGGACAAATGCAATTATTAGAAGAAGTGCTTTAGAAGAAATCGGTGGGGTTCCAACGAATAGTATTACAGAAGACATTGCGACAGGGATGTTGTTACAAAATGCCGGCTACGAGACCCTCTTTATCAACAAGGCTTATGCATTGGGAATTACCCCTTATACAGCGAAAGAACTAGCTTCCCAACGCTCGCGTTGGGCACAAGGTACGAAGCAGATTTTTGACCACTTCAAGCCACGAAAGTTAAAAGGGTTGTCATTGATGCAAAAATTATGTTATTACAACTCTTATTTGTATTGGTTTACTTCTTTCCAGAAAATTATTTTTTTATTAGCGCCTACGCTGTTTATGGTTTTTGATATTTTTCTTGTTAGAAGTAACAACCATCAATTGTTACTATTCTTTTTACTGCCGTTTGTTATGATCACCTTATCCTTTAGGTTATACGTGCCTAAAATAAGAAATCTAACGAGTTCTCACATTTATGACTGCTTTGTGGCACCGATCCACACAGGAGCATTATTAAAAGAATTTTTCAAACCACAAAAGAAATTCAACGTAACGAAAAAAGAAATTGTCGGGAGTAACGCATTTGATTGGCGTACGGTGTTCCCGCATATCGTTCTTTTTTGCTGGATTCTTTTTGCTTGTATCATTGCTCTTTATCGATTGATTCGTGGGGAAGGCTATGAATTTGGTTATATTGTTACGTTAGTATGGTCAGTCTATAATCTTTATGGCTTGTTTTATGCCATCACGATCGGTAAAAACCGAGATATCGAAAGTGACAGTGAAGCATTAAGTATTACAGTCAATCGTCAGTTATCCTATGATTCGAAAATTTTTGAGATGTATCAAATGAGTTTTAATGGCTTTCGGATCAGAACTGGTGGGGAATCATTCATTCCGGGAGAAAACTATATGTTTGTTGATCAACAACAAGGGTTGCAGATTACTTCAGTGTGTCGAGAAACACAGGAAGCTTACACCACTTTCTCATTTGAAGATTTGACCCCACAATCAGCGGAAGAACTAGCGAGTTATTATAGTGACCAGCTGAATGCTGCCAAACAACTAGAATTTGATATGGAAGATGATTTAGTAGAAAGCTAA
- a CDS encoding cation diffusion facilitator family transporter codes for MNKDRYKQLKQAELGAIISIVAYIVVSILKLTIGNLANSEALRADGLNNFTDILASVAVLIGLRISRKPADTEHRYGHWKAENIASLITSFIMLLVGLEVLYSSILSITDKKMESPDMTAAIVGIVSALIMYGVYLFNKKLATKVNSPGLLAAAKDNLSDAWTSIGTAVAVFAASFNLGWLDSAAAIVVGLLILKTAVDIFRESSFSLSDGFDQQKLERYKQAVNNIPEVQSVKSIKGRTYGSNTYVDITVTMDPNLTVKESHDISDLIEHTLFEQFQVHETDVHVEPVEKS; via the coding sequence GTGAACAAAGACAGATATAAACAATTGAAACAAGCAGAATTAGGTGCAATCATCAGTATTGTCGCTTATATCGTAGTCTCGATACTGAAGTTGACTATCGGGAATCTCGCAAATTCTGAAGCGTTAAGAGCAGATGGCTTAAACAATTTTACGGATATCCTAGCTTCAGTTGCTGTATTGATCGGTTTGAGAATCTCACGCAAACCTGCAGACACTGAACATCGCTATGGTCACTGGAAAGCCGAAAATATTGCAAGTTTAATCACTTCGTTTATTATGTTATTGGTTGGTCTGGAAGTCTTGTACTCTTCGATTCTCTCGATTACTGACAAAAAAATGGAATCACCCGATATGACCGCAGCCATTGTTGGGATTGTCTCAGCGCTGATCATGTACGGGGTTTATCTCTTTAATAAAAAACTAGCCACAAAAGTCAACAGTCCTGGTTTACTAGCTGCTGCGAAAGACAATCTTAGTGACGCGTGGACAAGTATCGGTACGGCCGTGGCAGTGTTTGCGGCCTCCTTCAATTTGGGTTGGTTGGATAGTGCCGCTGCAATCGTCGTGGGTTTATTGATTTTAAAAACAGCGGTTGATATCTTTAGAGAAAGCTCCTTTTCTTTATCTGATGGCTTTGACCAACAAAAATTAGAGCGCTACAAACAAGCAGTCAATAACATCCCGGAAGTCCAAAGCGTGAAGAGTATCAAAGGGCGTACTTATGGTTCAAATACCTATGTAGATATCACTGTTACCATGGACCCTAATTTGACTGTCAAAGAAAGTCATGATATTTCTGATTTGATCGAACACACTTTATTTGAACAATTCCAAGTCCACGAAACAGATGTACATGTCGAGCCTGTGGAGAAGTCTTGA
- a CDS encoding NAD-dependent succinate-semialdehyde dehydrogenase, whose amino-acid sequence MAKRDLPKVETRLYINGKWQTGTEGTFEVINPATGETLANVQKGGESETHEAIKAAKKAFEEWSKTSPAQRAKLMNKMADLVEEDSERLATIMTMEQGKPLKQAASEINTNVENLRWNAAEGQRILGEIIPSPATNEWQVRKEPVGVVGAITPWNFPSNMIIRKISPAIAAGCTVILKPAKATPLSALALMELFDQAGFPPGVVNIVTGDSSTIGKILTESEDVQKITFTGSTEVGQILNKQAASTLKKVSMELGGHAPLIIFPDADLELATDQLIKTKFINNGQVCTSPNRIFLHEAIKEEATKLIVEKIKQVSVGNGLDDPTTGPLINQEGVEKVEEQIKDAVDKGAKILAGGQRLTEGEYAHGYFFEPTVLDGVTKEMDIFYQETFGPVIPLIAFKEEEEVIKDANDTIFGLASYFFATNIHTIANVSQKLQYGMVGVNDTAISNSATPFGGVKHSGFGRENGTYGVEEYVVAKFVTIRTAK is encoded by the coding sequence ATGGCAAAAAGAGATTTACCAAAAGTCGAAACTCGTCTTTATATCAATGGCAAATGGCAGACAGGAACAGAAGGTACCTTCGAGGTGATCAACCCTGCAACAGGTGAAACCTTAGCGAATGTTCAAAAAGGTGGAGAAAGTGAAACACATGAAGCAATCAAAGCCGCTAAGAAAGCATTTGAAGAGTGGTCAAAAACTTCTCCTGCTCAACGGGCAAAATTAATGAACAAGATGGCAGATCTAGTGGAAGAAGACAGTGAACGTTTAGCTACGATCATGACGATGGAACAAGGAAAGCCACTCAAACAAGCTGCTTCAGAAATCAACACGAATGTTGAAAATTTGCGGTGGAATGCTGCCGAAGGGCAAAGAATCTTAGGCGAGATCATTCCTTCTCCGGCAACCAATGAATGGCAAGTACGTAAAGAACCAGTTGGAGTAGTAGGTGCAATCACTCCTTGGAACTTTCCATCCAATATGATTATCCGTAAGATATCTCCAGCAATCGCGGCTGGCTGCACGGTTATCTTAAAACCAGCAAAAGCGACACCGCTTTCTGCATTGGCGTTAATGGAGCTTTTTGATCAAGCTGGCTTTCCTCCAGGGGTCGTTAATATCGTGACTGGAGACTCCTCAACGATCGGTAAAATTCTAACCGAATCAGAAGACGTGCAAAAAATCACTTTCACTGGTTCGACAGAAGTAGGTCAAATCTTAAATAAACAAGCAGCATCAACGTTGAAAAAAGTTTCCATGGAACTAGGCGGACATGCGCCGTTGATTATTTTTCCAGATGCAGATTTAGAATTAGCAACGGATCAATTGATCAAAACAAAATTCATCAATAACGGACAAGTATGTACGTCGCCTAATCGAATTTTTCTTCATGAAGCAATCAAAGAAGAAGCTACGAAATTGATCGTCGAAAAAATCAAACAAGTATCCGTTGGTAATGGCTTAGATGATCCAACGACAGGTCCTTTGATTAATCAAGAAGGTGTAGAAAAGGTAGAAGAACAAATCAAAGATGCCGTAGATAAAGGAGCCAAGATTTTAGCAGGTGGGCAACGACTGACAGAAGGCGAGTATGCGCATGGTTATTTCTTTGAACCCACTGTTTTGGATGGTGTAACGAAGGAAATGGACATCTTTTATCAAGAAACCTTTGGACCAGTGATTCCGTTGATTGCTTTTAAGGAAGAAGAGGAAGTGATCAAAGACGCCAATGATACCATCTTTGGGTTAGCTTCTTACTTCTTCGCAACGAATATCCACACGATCGCGAATGTTAGCCAAAAACTCCAATATGGGATGGTCGGTGTCAATGATACAGCTATTTCAAATTCAGCTACGCCATTTGGAGGGGTCAAGCATTCAGGCTTTGGTCGGGAAAATGGAACTTACGGTGTGGAAGAATATGTAGTAGCGAAGTTTGTGACGATTCGGACAGCTAAATAA
- a CDS encoding HelD family protein, translating to MVNTRNLEEAYLASVYRQLLEKQEEYQQLLQETSAYGRDSLQTMSEDIRINFESYLDNLDTYSLIEMKNREIDQLNLKIQSANETLKKIERLLMSPYFGKIEIDFLEEEAQGKNSHEAFYIGTANFTNDEDETLVYDWRSPIASLFYNNDLGHSSYLVNQNQIEVMIHERRQFIIKKDQLLHFFDTSVAIQDDVLLDALEQSETSEMKAITATIQSEQNTIIRDTTSQNILVNGVAGSGKTSTIMQRIAYLLYQYRNQLSADDLLILSPNHQFIDYIGKVLPSLGENNPLNVTMIQLVDQLFLGNVESEKAYFQRITQTDVDDQTAVLRSQAFMKQIEQATSLFTKQADFFLAIKKKEKIVISKEVIKKIYDSTPDYPNLREKLQATKDRLLRYWEKQLLKQAGSDAIKDQLLSLPEEMQQQYFQQLITDESPEKLVSYGKQLLQRKYRTVTKQIKQMAWVDEQFLFEEIYQSYTGNKYQRTTPCTLDEAVARLHVRHLLIEKITQVKKFVLIDEVQDYTSAQLLLLLNIFPNARFTLVGDENQGIFNSTTSFEAIESYFSTAGRSVTRYDLLNSYRSSGAITTLFTQYSGEKEKIAIVPVRPYGEEPEFVTAATFDQWLSQVNERQQHTGEQLTVITLEEQQAAMIQQKVERNNQLNIQVRPLSLSKGLEFDHVLIYLTAEPNTPRERRQMYTAISRAMKTVVISLVTDQ from the coding sequence ATGGTCAACACACGAAATTTAGAAGAAGCCTATCTAGCGTCAGTTTATCGGCAATTACTAGAAAAGCAGGAAGAGTATCAGCAACTATTACAAGAAACCAGTGCGTACGGTCGGGACTCTCTACAAACGATGTCTGAAGATATTCGGATCAATTTTGAAAGTTATTTAGACAATCTTGATACGTATTCACTGATCGAGATGAAAAATCGCGAAATCGATCAATTGAATCTCAAGATTCAATCAGCTAATGAGACTTTGAAAAAAATCGAACGGCTATTGATGAGTCCCTATTTTGGGAAGATCGAAATTGATTTTTTAGAGGAAGAAGCACAAGGAAAAAACAGTCACGAAGCTTTTTATATTGGGACGGCTAACTTTACCAATGATGAAGATGAAACCTTGGTTTATGATTGGCGTTCGCCGATTGCTTCTCTTTTTTATAACAACGATTTAGGTCATTCTTCTTATTTAGTGAATCAAAACCAAATTGAGGTAATGATCCATGAGCGACGTCAATTTATCATCAAAAAAGATCAATTGCTCCACTTTTTTGACACCTCGGTAGCAATCCAAGATGATGTCTTACTTGATGCTTTAGAACAAAGTGAGACGTCAGAGATGAAGGCAATCACGGCTACGATCCAATCCGAACAAAATACGATCATCCGAGACACTACAAGCCAAAATATCTTAGTCAATGGCGTTGCAGGCAGTGGGAAAACCTCAACGATCATGCAACGAATTGCTTATTTGCTTTATCAATACCGAAACCAACTTTCTGCGGATGATTTGCTGATTTTGTCACCGAACCATCAATTTATTGATTATATCGGTAAGGTATTACCTTCGTTAGGTGAAAATAATCCGTTGAATGTCACGATGATTCAGTTGGTGGATCAACTTTTTTTAGGGAATGTTGAGTCAGAAAAAGCTTATTTTCAACGGATTACGCAGACGGATGTGGATGACCAGACAGCAGTTCTCAGAAGTCAGGCATTTATGAAGCAGATCGAGCAAGCGACTTCCTTGTTTACTAAACAGGCTGATTTCTTTTTAGCCATCAAAAAGAAGGAAAAAATCGTGATCTCAAAAGAAGTGATCAAAAAAATCTATGATAGCACGCCCGATTACCCGAATCTAAGAGAAAAACTTCAAGCGACTAAAGACCGATTGTTGCGCTACTGGGAAAAGCAATTGCTGAAACAAGCAGGTAGTGACGCCATTAAAGATCAATTATTATCCTTACCAGAAGAGATGCAACAACAGTATTTCCAACAGTTGATCACCGATGAATCGCCAGAAAAATTAGTCAGTTATGGCAAACAATTGCTTCAAAGAAAATATCGAACAGTAACGAAACAAATCAAACAGATGGCATGGGTCGATGAACAATTTTTATTTGAGGAGATTTATCAAAGTTACACTGGGAATAAGTATCAGCGAACAACTCCTTGTACATTAGATGAAGCCGTCGCACGTTTGCATGTGCGCCATCTGCTGATCGAAAAAATCACCCAAGTCAAAAAGTTCGTGTTGATCGATGAGGTGCAAGACTATACAAGTGCGCAACTTTTGCTCTTGTTAAACATCTTCCCCAACGCTCGCTTTACACTCGTAGGAGATGAAAATCAGGGGATTTTTAATTCCACGACTTCTTTTGAAGCAATTGAAAGCTATTTTTCAACGGCTGGACGATCTGTGACGAGATATGATTTATTGAATAGTTATCGTTCAAGCGGGGCAATCACGACTCTCTTTACCCAATATTCAGGGGAAAAAGAAAAGATCGCTATTGTTCCCGTTCGTCCTTATGGGGAAGAGCCGGAATTTGTGACTGCAGCGACTTTTGATCAGTGGCTCAGTCAGGTCAATGAACGACAACAGCACACAGGTGAACAATTAACAGTTATTACGTTGGAAGAACAGCAAGCCGCAATGATACAACAAAAAGTAGAGCGGAACAATCAGCTGAACATCCAAGTACGCCCATTGAGTCTTTCTAAAGGACTCGAATTTGATCACGTACTGATTTATCTAACAGCTGAACCGAATACCCCACGTGAAAGAAGGCAAATGTACACGGCTATATCTCGAGCAATGAAAACTGTCGTTATTTCTTTGGTAACAGATCAATAG
- a CDS encoding glycosyltransferase family 2 protein — protein MEQQEKIAVLIPCYNEEATISTVIADFRRELPEAEIYVYDNNSTDTTYELAVACGAIVKKEPRQGKGNVIRQMFFDIDADYYLMVDGDDTYPAEAVHGLLDKLRSGEADMVIGDRLSNGTYFDENKRPFHDFGNNLVKNTITRLYKTKIRDVMTGYRGFNRIFVKSFPIMSSGFQIETELTIHALDKKFKLVELPIDYRDRPEGSESKLNTFSDGFKVIMMIVKMWKDYKPLMFFGIWTFFFFVFGLFAGVPVIREYMLTHFITRVPSAILSTGLMILALLSLVTGLILDTVVTNAKKEYELNLYHVYHECRKQEQQK, from the coding sequence ATGGAACAACAAGAGAAAATTGCTGTTCTGATTCCTTGTTATAATGAAGAAGCGACGATTTCAACAGTCATTGCAGACTTTAGACGAGAATTACCGGAAGCAGAGATTTACGTATATGACAACAATTCGACTGACACCACCTATGAACTTGCCGTGGCGTGTGGGGCAATCGTCAAAAAAGAACCAAGACAAGGGAAAGGAAATGTCATTCGGCAAATGTTTTTTGATATTGATGCAGATTACTATCTCATGGTGGATGGTGATGATACCTATCCTGCCGAAGCGGTGCATGGATTACTGGATAAACTTCGCTCAGGTGAAGCGGATATGGTAATTGGTGACCGACTTTCAAATGGGACTTACTTTGACGAAAACAAACGTCCGTTTCATGATTTTGGGAATAATTTAGTGAAAAACACAATCACACGATTATATAAAACAAAAATACGAGACGTCATGACAGGCTATCGAGGATTTAATCGTATTTTTGTCAAAAGTTTCCCGATCATGAGTTCCGGATTCCAAATCGAAACTGAACTGACGATCCATGCCTTAGACAAAAAATTCAAATTGGTCGAATTGCCGATCGATTACCGAGACCGTCCAGAAGGCAGTGAATCGAAACTGAATACATTTTCTGATGGATTTAAAGTGATCATGATGATCGTTAAAATGTGGAAAGACTACAAACCATTGATGTTTTTTGGCATCTGGACCTTTTTCTTTTTTGTATTCGGCTTATTTGCCGGTGTTCCAGTGATCCGAGAGTATATGCTGACTCACTTTATCACACGGGTACCTTCTGCTATTTTAAGTACCGGATTGATGATCCTTGCCTTACTTTCATTAGTTACTGGGTTGATTTTAGATACTGTTGTAACGAATGCCAAAAAAGAATATGAACTAAATCTCTATCATGTCTATCATGAATGTCGAAAGCAAGAACAACAGAAATAA